One part of the Streptomyces lydicus genome encodes these proteins:
- a CDS encoding DUF5324 family protein: MTRKDSVRAATDTAKDSVRHAAEVVAPYAGTAKDAAVQYTHEARARLAPKVAEAAHQARHQYDAHLHPRIEHARGALPPKVDAAATRAACRTRKAAHQAAEYTAPRLEHAVTSARAAAEPVREEVVARGSAALAALRGQVTAAEIAKIQKKHSRRAKCGKLAKRLAVLGILAGGAVAAWKWWDKQANPDWLVEPPAPTEVSDRGRLSAVDGSEGASLDPEVQAKQAEAEADERGGGTTA, translated from the coding sequence GTGACCCGCAAGGACAGCGTGCGCGCCGCGACCGATACGGCGAAGGACAGCGTGCGGCACGCCGCGGAGGTGGTGGCTCCGTATGCCGGTACGGCCAAGGACGCCGCCGTGCAGTACACGCACGAGGCCCGTGCGCGGCTGGCCCCCAAAGTGGCCGAGGCCGCCCACCAGGCCCGTCATCAGTACGACGCGCATCTCCACCCGCGTATCGAGCATGCCCGTGGCGCCCTGCCGCCCAAGGTGGACGCCGCGGCGACCCGGGCGGCCTGCCGTACCCGCAAGGCGGCCCACCAGGCCGCCGAGTACACCGCACCGCGGCTGGAGCACGCGGTGACCAGTGCCCGGGCCGCGGCCGAGCCGGTGCGCGAGGAGGTCGTCGCCCGGGGCAGCGCCGCGCTCGCCGCGCTCCGCGGCCAGGTGACGGCCGCCGAGATCGCCAAGATCCAGAAGAAGCACAGCCGCCGCGCCAAGTGCGGCAAGCTCGCCAAGCGGCTGGCCGTGCTGGGCATCCTGGCCGGCGGTGCGGTCGCCGCCTGGAAATGGTGGGACAAGCAGGCCAACCCGGACTGGCTGGTCGAGCCGCCGGCCCCGACGGAGGTCAGCGACCGCGGCCGGCTGAGCGCCGTCGACGGCAGCGAGGGCGCCTCGCTCGACCCCGAGGTCCAGGCCAAGCAGGCCGAGGCGGAGGCCGACGAACGCGGTGGCGGCACCACGGCCTGA